One Sodalis praecaptivus DNA segment encodes these proteins:
- the gutQ gene encoding arabinose-5-phosphate isomerase GutQ, translating to MSDERLLAFARETLDIEISEVQRMRDRLDGSIVTACRLLLACEGKVIVAGMGKSGHIGKKIAASLASTGTPAFFVHPAEALHGDLGMIDARDVVLFISYSGRARELDTLLPLLAESQIPVIALTGNLTSPLAQGAACVLNISVEREACPMGLAPTSSAVNTLMMGDALAMALMRQRDFGPEQFARSHPGGSLGAQLLNRVHHVMRRGERIPRIAVQGTVMDAMFELSRTGLGLTAVCGPADRVVGVFTDGDLRRWLVKGRALTAPIADAMTTPGYRLPLDWRAGAALEALHQQQITAAPVVDADGDLVGAINMHDLHQAGIG from the coding sequence ATGAGTGATGAACGGTTATTGGCCTTCGCCCGGGAGACGTTGGACATTGAAATCAGCGAGGTGCAGCGGATGCGCGATCGCCTCGACGGTAGTATTGTCACCGCCTGCCGATTGCTGCTGGCCTGCGAAGGGAAAGTGATTGTCGCCGGCATGGGTAAATCCGGCCATATCGGCAAGAAAATTGCCGCGTCGCTGGCCAGTACCGGCACGCCGGCCTTTTTTGTCCACCCGGCAGAAGCCCTGCATGGGGATTTGGGCATGATCGATGCCCGCGATGTGGTGCTGTTTATTTCCTATTCTGGCCGCGCGCGCGAGCTGGACACCTTGCTGCCGCTTTTGGCGGAAAGCCAGATTCCGGTGATTGCGCTGACCGGCAATCTGACGTCGCCGCTGGCCCAGGGCGCCGCCTGCGTGCTTAACATCAGCGTCGAGCGTGAAGCCTGTCCGATGGGGCTAGCGCCGACCTCCAGCGCGGTAAACACGCTGATGATGGGGGACGCGCTGGCGATGGCGCTGATGCGCCAGCGGGACTTCGGGCCGGAGCAGTTCGCCCGGTCACACCCTGGCGGCAGCCTGGGGGCGCAATTGCTCAACCGCGTGCATCATGTGATGCGCCGTGGCGAGCGTATTCCGCGCATCGCCGTGCAGGGTACGGTTATGGACGCGATGTTTGAACTCAGCCGCACCGGGCTCGGTCTGACCGCGGTCTGCGGCCCCGCGGATCGTGTAGTGGGGGTGTTTACCGACGGCGATCTCCGGCGCTGGCTGGTAAAAGGACGGGCGCTGACCGCGCCGATCGCTGATGCGATGACCACCCCCGGGTATCGGCTCCCCCTCGACTGGCGTGCCGGCGCAGCGCTTGAAGCCCTGCATCAGCAGCAAATCACCGCGGCGCCGGTGGTCGATGCCGATGGTGACTTGGTGGGGGCCATTAATATGCACGATCTGCATCAGGCGGGTATCGGCTAA
- a CDS encoding fructose-6-phosphate aldolase codes for MNIYLDSGDSAAVQRVSYSLPIAGVTTNPSILARGKLAPETCLTQLRVAIGPDKPLFAQVLAETAEEMVHEARALYARDRATVVKIPVTREGLAAIGLLRGSGIPTLGTAVYAPIQGLLAALAGAAYVAPYVNRIDAQGGSGLQCVRELQSLLSQHAPDCQMLAASFKSPRQVLDCMLAGCRHVTLAVDIAEQLLQSPAVDAAVAQFKTEWEQAFGQQTIGTPQR; via the coding sequence ATGAATATTTATCTCGACAGCGGCGATAGCGCCGCGGTGCAACGCGTGTCGTATAGTCTGCCTATCGCCGGCGTCACGACCAACCCCAGTATTCTCGCCCGCGGGAAGTTGGCCCCCGAGACATGCCTGACGCAGCTTCGCGTGGCGATTGGCCCGGACAAACCGCTGTTTGCCCAAGTACTCGCGGAGACGGCGGAGGAAATGGTGCATGAAGCACGCGCGCTGTATGCGCGCGATCGCGCAACGGTGGTCAAAATCCCGGTCACCCGTGAGGGACTCGCCGCTATCGGCCTACTGCGCGGCAGCGGTATTCCAACGCTTGGGACGGCCGTGTATGCGCCGATACAGGGGCTGCTGGCGGCGCTGGCGGGAGCGGCCTATGTCGCCCCGTATGTCAACCGGATAGATGCCCAAGGCGGCAGCGGCTTGCAATGTGTGCGCGAGCTTCAATCCTTGCTGAGTCAGCATGCCCCCGATTGCCAAATGCTGGCCGCCAGCTTCAAATCGCCGCGGCAGGTGCTGGATTGTATGCTGGCAGGGTGTCGCCATGTGACATTAGCGGTCGACATTGCTGAGCAATTACTGCAAAGCCCGGCGGTCGATGCCGCGGTGGCGCAATTCAAAACGGAGTGGGAACAGGCCTTCGGCCAACAGACGATCGGCACGCCGCAACGCTAA